In Anopheles gambiae chromosome 2, idAnoGambNW_F1_1, whole genome shotgun sequence, a single window of DNA contains:
- the LOC4577258 gene encoding proteoglycan 4, producing MPHADSSSPRTGGRVEECGGEHSDEKDEETSSPSGWKNVSEDRIDDRNNVSSASNINNSSSSSSIYHNEESFVDKIRSNFSCMFSKMLPFRLSKDIIESSHNQQEVRRLSRSLATQTPEDLGQVDQHSQNVPESNELNNNKSLPCEMAAKRRRLCESEEKACNVPEPPKTLGRFNTVPAVQNRRLTGFLGNAHYHKCMQQKRHHGNVHKPLFGSSHLQSTRGRNDSLASSQRPSFKPSVTAVAKSLTTGYIPPEYGGSPFYEGFTRYGGASAAQMLARYDPNLTAVTTLIRRKIPTENGVASSSRGSTVPYPSQRILAIVDKYATNRSDRTAHSKATLRKSPSPPMVQSMCVQNTERSQETVQQPQRSLPPIVPLMEYTLPVQLGLQPPVPISPIERKKQSTPTGGKQTTKRTRIHAKPVKEPELSKVQPVQLPNVQLPPLIKGLPQFDNIVPLKGRTLPVADNVHELKANASDKEIIVRKHDRKKTPGKTESSTASTLLREINTFVFARPQVLGSWSPQLQDDSFSAATKKFKFAEPEPLHDEQPPVRSFKDLMADSVNRWACEVCMVRNEPHKKTCVACNSSMPKSKETKPKESKSSKDSRSLKESKPRESKSKESKPRESKSKESKPRESKSKESKPRESKSKESKSKDLKSKESKSIELKLKESESKELKSKESKPKESKPKESKSKELKPKESQPKESKPKESKPKEPKPEKPKPEESKPKEPKPEEPKPEEPKPVEAKQHRSSRNKANTSKTTSSVTTNDSEPSKRWKCTACKVRNEPTVSICVSCAKKKSSSSSRTDDRKDRSHKKESTPSTTEKTKP from the exons ATGCCTCACGCTGATTCATCATCGCCGCGCACAGGGGGACGGGTAGAGGAGTGCGGTGGAGAACATTCGGACGAAAAGGATGAAGAAACTTCCTCGCCATCCGGATGGAAAAACGTTTCTGAAGACAGAATCGATGACAGAAACAATGTAAGCAGCGCCTCGAATataaacaacagcagcagcagcagcagcatctatCACAATGAAGAATCTTTTGTCGACAAAATTCGATCCAACTTTTCGTGCATGTTTTCAAAGATGTTGCCGTTCCGTCTTTCAAAGGACATCATTGAATCGTCGCATAATCAGCAGGAAGTGCGAAGACTATCCCGCAGCCTTGCAACGCAAACGCCAGAAGACCTGGGGCAGGTGGATCAACATTCACAGAATGTGCCCGAGTCGAATGAGTTGAACAATAACAAAAGCCTCCCCTGTGAGATGGCCGCAAAACGGCGCCGACTGTgtgaaagtgaagaaaaagcGTGCAACGTTCCCGAGCCACCGAAGACTTTGGGCCGATTCAACACGGTGCCGGCTGTTCAAAATCGTCGCCTTACCGGTTTTCTTGGTAACGCACACTATCACAAATGCATGCAACAGAAACGGCACCATGGTAATGTACACAAGCCGCTCTTCGGTAGTTCACATCTTCAATCTACCAGGGGGAGAAACGATTCCTTAGCTTCCTCCCAACGTCCATCCTTCAAACCGTCCGTTACCGCTGTGGCGAAATCGCTGACCACTGGTTATATTCCGCCAGAGTACGGAGGGTCACCGTTTTACGAAGGGTTCACCCGGTACGGTGGTGCATCTGCCGCACAAATGCTGGCCAGGTACGATCCGAATTTAACGGCAGTCACCACGCtgataagaagaaaaatccCAACAGAAAACGGAGTGGCCTCCTCTTCCCGTGGCTCGACAGTTCCGTACCCTTCGCAACGAATACTTGCGATAGTGGATAAATATGCTACGAACAGGTCGGACCGCACAGCCCATTCGAAGGCGACACTGCGTAAATCACCGTCCCCTCCAATGGTCCAATCAATGTGCGTGCAAAATACGGAACGTTCTCAAGAGACAGTGCAGCAGCCGCAACGATCACTGCCGCCGATTGTTCCCTTGATGGAGTACACGCTCCCGGTACAGCTCGGACTCCAACCTCCGGTACCGATCAGTCCTATagagcgaaaaaaacaaagcacaccGACCGGTGGCAAGCAGACAACGAAAAGAACAAGGATACATGCTAAACCGGTAAAGGAACCCGAGCTGTCCAAGGTACAGCCGGTCCAGCTCCCAAACGTTCAGCTACCCCCGCTGATCAAAGGGTTGCCACAGTTTGATAACATCGTACCATTAAAAGGTCGCACACTTCCGGTGGCCGATAACGTGCATGAGTTAAAAGCTAACGCAAGCGACAAAGAGATTATCGTTCGAAAACATGATCGGAAAAAGACGCCAGGGAAAACAGAAAGTAGTACAGCCAGTACACTTCTGCGTGAAATCAATACGTTTGTATTTGCACGACCACAGGTACTCGGAAGCTGGTCACCTCAGCTGCAGGATGATTCATTTTCCGCTGCGACAAAGAAGTTTAAATTTGCCGAGCCAGAGCCGTTGCATGATGAACAACCGCCGGTACGATCTTTCAAGGACCTGATGGCTGATTCCGTCAACAGATGGGCATGTGAGGTTTGTATGGTACGAAACGAACCACACAAGAAAACCTGCGTCGCTTGTAACAGCTCTATGCCGAAATCTAAGGAAACGAAACCGAAAGAGTCAAAATCATCGAAGGACTCGAGATCATTGAAGGAGTCGAAACCGAGAGAATCTAAATCGAAGGAGTCGAAACCGAGAGAATCTAAATCGAAGGAGTCGAAACCGAGAGAATCTAAATCGAAGGAGTCGAAACCGAGAGAATCTAAATCgaaggagtcgaaatcaaaagATTTGAAGTCtaaggagtcgaaatcaataGAGTTGAAATTGAAGGAGTCGGAATCAAAAGAGTTGAAATCGAAGGAATCGAAACCGAAGGAATCGAAACCGaaggaatcgaaatcgaaggAATTGAAACCAAAGGAGTCGCAACCCAAAGAATCAAAACCGAAAGAGTCAAAACCGAAGGAACCGAAACCGGAGAAACCGAAACCGGAGGAGTCAAAACCGAAGGAACCGAAACCGGAGGAACCGAAACCGGAGGAGCCGAAACCGGTGGAGGCGAAACAGCACCGCAGCTCGCGGAATAAAGCTAACACCAGCAAAACTACGTCCAGCGTTACCACAAATGACAGTGAGCCATCTAAACGGTGGAAATGCACGGCCTGCAAAGTGCGTAACGAACCAACCGTATCGATCTGTGTTTCCTGTGCCAAGAAGAAGTCATCCAGCAGTAGCAGGACAGACGATCGAAAAGATCGTAGTCACAAGAAAGAAAG CACACCATCAACTACAGAAAAGACCAAGCCGTAA